GCACCAGCATGTGCGGCGGCCGCTTCGCAAGTGGCCTCTCACATGCGCacaccacaccaccacaccatgcGCTCCGGCGGTCCGGCCTCCTTGTTTCCTTCCATCCCTCCGATGAGGCGATGAAAGCGAAAAAGGCGCTACTCACGTGGATCCCGCCCACTATGGCACGTGGGTCCCTCATGCTTTCACGGACCCACTGTCATCGGCACCGAACCGCGGGTCCTGCAGTCCTGGCGGAAGAACGCATGCAAATGCGATGATGCGatgcaggggcaggggcaggggcaggggcagtgGCAGTTTCCGGTGGTTCGCTTCGAAAAAAGGCGTGTTTCCGGTGCACCCCCACTACACGAAATGCGATGATTTGGAGCAGGATCCGTATTTTAAAATCGCTCGCACGCACGCACTCGCCGTTTACCTCCTGCTTCAAATCGAAAAGCAAGCGGTCTCCTTTTTCTGGGTTGCCGCACAGCGCACACGTTCGATAATTTGGATTTCTCATCGGGTGGACGCGTTGTATTTGGATCGGCGAGCGAGAGACGATAAGGCTCGTCGTCGACGATCGGTCACGTAGTATATATGTGCGCAGCGCACAAGCcacgccgccgcccgcccgccggccGTCCCTGACCCTGAGTTACCGCTGACACGCCCGGCCGTCACGTACCTAACGATCGCGTCAGCTTTAGTAAATGTGTCCACTGCTCCTGGTGTCTCGTCAGATTTGACGAAAATATAGAGAGAGATTTCGTGTGTGCAGTGGACGACGCAAGTAGAGCGTCATTGACCGGGGGTAGCAAGTACTAGGTGATTGGTTTTATTGGCATTGGCATCAACTTGCTTTATCATTGCACAGCCATTATATATatggatagagagagagagagagagagagagagagagagagagggagagagagccacTCCCGTCCAAGTTTCATGACAATGACGCGGGACGGATAAGGTCGCAGCCAAGCGTCAGCGCAGTCAAAGCAAGTTTGATATTTTGTTCTTCTTTCAGCGGCGGGCCGGGAGCAAATCTGCAAAAATGGAATTGAACGGAAACGACTTGAATTTGAGACGAAGATACACGTATGTATACGGTCCAGTTGGACTGGATTTCTGTTCCTGATGAAGGGCACGCGTGCATGCATGGACTTTTCAGGCATGCAACGACGACTTTTGCATGCAGATGCAGGGGATGATGATTGAGTTAGCTGACCCATCACACCATCACAACAGAAGAACGGGGAGGATGGAGGCCAGTTCGGAGACAAGATGGGGAGCAACAAAaagtgggagagagagagagagagagagagagagagagagagtagctaGTACACATTCGAGCTGTCGCAAATAATTGCGAGATGGAGGATCGCCTAACAAACCCTTACACGCATACGGAGTATACGAGTAGTTCTCTCTCCTTTCTCTCCGACGGCATTACACAATTATTGGATTATCTCTAtgcacgctttaatattttcgtCTGACCACCATCGTCAACAGTagtataattaaataaataagatATTCTAGTTAATTAGAGAATCTTAACAAATACTAAAGCAACATGACAAGAATTTAATGGTACATATCAATAAAGAGAAGCTAGCACACCCACCAACTCACTAGTATAGCTTTTCATTAGTTGACCACCCACTCTGAGGCTGATGTAAACCCAATGCAGTCGTCCTATCCTCCGGGACGAGAAGAATCTGGGTTTATAGGCCAAGTAAACGAGGAGCATGCAAGTCGTACGTGTCGAAGAGATCGAGTACATACAGTCGACCACCAAGGGTCAGTTAGGAAGAGAGTACATCAGTCACTAGAACGTTACAGTTATAGAGAAGCAGTGTTGAGCGGGTACCCGAAAGGCTCGATCGATcgactgcatgcatgcatggtaccATCTCGATCGGTGGTTGGTCCAAACGTTGCTCAGTTTCAAAGGAAAGAGACGAGACCCATCCAGGGGCATGACCTCCATGAGCTGATCGAGCAGGAGGAGCCGAGCAACGAGACGAAGTACGTGGTCGTTGGCTTTGTTGGGTTAGTTGCCttgccattgccattgccattgccatCTTGCCCTCTTGCTTGTGGGCCTCCGTCTCCATCTGCAGATCTCCGTGGCGGTGGCGCTTAATTTCCTCATGCATGCCACAGTTGGATATGCCTCTCGCCCTGGCGCGTGCCTGCGCTCGAAACGATGGTAGAAGAAGGCCAGAAGGGGAACGAGAACGATGGATGATACGTATGCAGCACGGTCCACGGGAGTGCTGCTTCCATGCACAGGAGAGGAGGAGACGAGAGGTGTCACTGTCGCGCCCAAACTACTCGCACTAGTTATTGGGAGACGTCAGCCGTCAAAGCCCAAACCTGCCGCGTCCTCCTGCCCGGTGGGCTATTTCTTTCTATTCTATTCGTTCGCCGCCTACCCAACCCTTGGCCGCATGCACAGGAGCACGACGAAGGGCGATTGTTTTTTCCCTGGCAGTGGCAGCCGGGGTGTGCCGCCTGCCGCCGTGCCCAGCCCGTTCACCGCGGTGCAGGGCGGACCGGCGGAGGCGTCGTGCAGTCCAGAGTCCAGACTCCAATAATCCAAGTGGTTAGCGAGCGTCGTCCCTGGTGGCGTCATGTCATGCGGTTACCCCAAACCCAAACCCAAACCCCGTCTTTGACACGCGTGCGCGTGGAACGGAAAGGAGGGAACGCAACGCGACGGGGATAGGGGAGGGAGGACGCAGGGAGACACGGGTCCAAGGGTGCGTGACCACGAAGCAAAACGCCAACCACAAACCCGTCGGTACTTGTCTTATGACCACATAGATATAAGACCAGTTCGACAACGCATCGGAAACTCGCAAAATGTCACGAGCACGCTGCGCGCAGGCCCTCGTGAGTCGTGATGGACGAGTTCGCCCACACCTAGCCGGGGCCAGTCAGACAACGCATCGGAAACTCGCAAAATGTCACGAGCACGCTGCGCGCAGGCCCTCACGAGTCATGATGGAAGACAGCCAGTGCGGCCAAGCAAGCATGCGCGTACCAAGCCTCAGCTGTTGGCTGTTGCGCGCGCGCCATATGCGAACGTCTCGCAGCATATCGACTCGAGTATACCGTGTGCCGGCAGGAGCGCATGCGCACACAAGACACAACACGCAGGGTTATGGACCGTGGTCAACAGCAGCTGATATCGCATCATTATCATTAGTTTAATAAACTTCGGATATAGAGGACATTAGGTTCCTCCATCCATGTCATGTGGGAGAGATGCGGATGCCGCGCAGCCACGTGATCTCACGAcaacgtgcgtgcgtgcgtgcgtcagCTGTCAGCCAGTCAGACTGCCTAACGGCGCCTGCCCATCTATAGACTCTACAGTACAAGTACTGGTATTCTACTAGTAGCATCAACCTAGAACAGCGTCATGGTACAAGCTGCAATTACCATCGgccgaattttttataatttagtcTTTTTTTTAGTTTCTCAAATAGATCTATGACGAAAAAAATTAGAAAATAgatccttagctcggcgccagcgtctctggtgtcgagctcctgggcacggaggatgacatggcagggagctcggcgccagtcactctggcgccgagctcggcgccgtagatcttggcgtcgatcCTTTAATACCTACTGGGCCCGCGtctttcctctcttcttctccccctAGGATAGCCGCCACCGCCCTCGCTCGCGTCGCCCTCGCCCGCGCCGCGCCACGCCCTGCATGCCCAGCGGACGGCTCGTGCCCCTTGGCCGCGCCGCCCCCCGCCCCGCGCCACGCCCCGCGCCGCGCCCTGAGGCTgcgcgatgagctcgctcagtctgccagcatcgtcctcagcctcctgcgccctgcatgcccgtctctgctagagcgatgagctcgctcagtctgccagtgtcgtcctcagcctcctacgTCTGCATGCCCGCctttgctagagcaatgagctcactcagtctgccagtgtcgtcctcatcctcgtcccccttatcagacaacataatcggtgattgaacggtgcgaccagctcacgatctatgctcatctaactccttctcctcataccttgcacgagccacctctgcggcataTTCCTCGCTGCaatcaatcccttcatgtataaaatacaatcagttagcaacgcgattatattacttttaaaatcaggcaacgaaaaaggctttcaagcactcactgacaTATAATGTAggaacatgctcgttcaagacatgcatctatactcttgtctccccccttgcctcattccttgccctctcctcctttaACGTCATCCGCCCCTCCAAtctccatttgttaagcccaacaacGATCGGGTtgtaaataccgcgctgtctagcaaactcacgcatcttttctttatgatgtttaacgaataggttgacgtagtcaggtccatatcccctctttcgtgcaattagttgcctcttctttagttcatccaagaatttagcttgaccatcataacattcccacctgtattttctagtgctctgttcaaaagaaatattatatcatatatgtcttagcaaaagaaataaaatatgattccatgtttaccacaaaaataacgaacctcatcatactcaatcatatggccgcaataatggcctattccaagctccgaaggaactagactatagttggatttaacaccacattcgcacatgacatgaGGTATtttgtagattaccctttctttcttattTTCCTTAACCCTTCGCGGTTCtttcggccattggttcttaggaccatacaatcattccttgaaacgacacttcgccattgaaaatacctaaataatgagacattagtacatgaacacatatagctcaagatttgaacacatgcactttgcacttacttcatgcttgtttggacacataaactccaacgtattctcagggtttatcacagctcgatctccgcaatcgcacagaggaggttcctcgagtcatctaactgcggctaggtgcttctccttagccgtcattggcggagggttaggggggtggaacccaccgcttgaagtgctcacgtggatgtctccctctaaaccaatcgtcgaaaaggaggtacctaggatcaaacttgtctgcatcgtcaatccactgaaagaaaaagcacctctcatggtcctacacaacgagattccaataaaatattagtagaatgcatacacaaataaagaaaaagcatagtgaaaataatttcttacattaaaacgactgcatgtgtagaagcaacgcgtcgCTGTATCTGGatatttcgattgaaaaacataggCCGAGAAACCACAgacacagttagggacagggaggtcaggagggatgggggcatctttgctagacgcgtcggggtataattctcgaggacgacctcccgttttcgccaaaactcctcccgaaatatttcttgcatctaacaaaacggatgtaatttaacaaacataaatcaaaacatcacaaataaatatcaatgagaaccataactacaatacaaccaattttgttctaagaaacGAAAGCAGTTaatattaaaccctaaacctagggtttccgaTTTGATGCACaataatgaacccataacataactacatgcgcctagatttgctagcttttttcatgccttggcatcatccaacggttgtataatatatatattgagTGATACAATGAAATCCTAAGTGAtaacgattcttaggttgaaaaatccaacTAATATATACTGAATCGATACGAAAAAACTAGGAatggagcgaggataccttgctctcgaagatctatggatcaaatcaaggttttcaaggtacaATATGcagattcgtgaggtagggtgaagtggggagagaaaaaacccgagagggaggagagagaagaggaagaacgctcggacaggaaggttgggccggggttaaatgctggaagctcggcgccagtcactctggagccgagctcgacgccaagccgagctcggcgccagagtgactggcgccgagctccctgccatgccatcctccgtgcccaggagctcggcgctagaGACGCTAGCGCCGAGGtaggcgccagcatcaatggcgccgagctaagagtcAATTTTATGAATTCTTTCCGCTatggggtctatttgtgagaaactttcaaaaaggggctaaattgtaaaaaattcggtaCCACCGCGCGGCAAACCGTCGCCCTGTTCCATTGAGCTACCTTTTGCAACAATGTTTTTCCTCTTACAACATTTCAACATAAacatcagcataagctaaattttagcATAAGCGAATAGGGTAAGTATCTCTGTTCTTCCTTTCGATCCATGCGCGTGCAGTGTGCTTCAGCCTCAACCATCGTCTTCCGTTAATAACGAGCTTGCCTGAATCAACGTCTTATGCAGATAGTCAGCCTGTTCGCTAGTTGGTTTCTGGTCTGATAAGTCTGACTGGTGCtggatttgttgtaagagaaaaatactgttggctgactaataagctctggctgaaaccaacaaacgaacaggctgagtatATACTACTCACGATTAACCATGTAATTATAGTGTGAGTTATTGGTGATGACCATACATTATTCAAAGATAGAGTTATGATTTGCATCATTTAATACTTAATACTTATTGTGTACCACTACCGCTCATACTAATAAAAGTTCTAAAAGAGTGGCTATTCTATATAGCCAACCCAATATACAGGGTGCTTTCTTGACAGCGTGCAGGACTGGCCCTCTTCTCCTTTGAGAttgagagacagagagggaaaaaaaaactaataccATAAACAAAAGCACGGCAGCGTCATCGATCGGGATCTGGCTGAATTGTGATTTGTGAACGCAAAGCCCCACATCTATAAATACCCAGCATCCAGCCAGCCAGCAATACAAGCCGGCTGGGTCTGGGAGCACTGCGACTGGGAGACGGAGACGGACAGGACGGATTCACGGATGCTTATTCCTGTGCCCCTGCCATGGTGAGTACTCCAGTGCGTGGTGGTAGCCTCGCcttggcctcggcctcggcgtccccacatttttatatgcttgctcgCCCGCCATGGATACCGAAACCACCGCAGCGGCGCCACTACGCGccgttctctctctctcccatcttCAGCTTGCTTTTCTCTTTCCCCTCTTTCCCCGGTGGTGCGGGTGCTGAACTGCTGGTCTCTGCGTCCGCGTCCGGCGGGCAAGTGCGAAAGCTGCCAACTTTTTTTCCTGCTCGGTTTGTTCCTTCTCCAACCAGCCATACTACCACTTCTTCGCAAGTTCGCATCCATACTCTACCTCCCACCTGCACTGCACAGCGCAGCGCAGCGCCCTCCTTTATCTCACAACACAAATCAATCTTCTTGCGCGGGTGGGATACCGAAACGAAACCCTGTCTTTCTCATCGGTTACGGTTGCTAGGAAGAGATTGTAGATTCAGATTTGCCCTGTTCTTGTGCTTGTTTGCTTCCCCAGATTCTACTGCTATCTTCTTTCTAGCTGTGAGGCACTGAGACGAATCCGCTGCTGAATGTGTGTGCAATTATTGGGCCGTGGCAGGTGAGTGAGGCGCTGCTGGTATGCAGGAGCTAGGAGGTGGTAGGCAACAACCATACGAGGGCGAGCAGCAGAGCAGAGGCCCACTGCGCGTTCCGCGCCGAGCAGCACTGCCCAATCTCGCGCGGGGGAGGGATTTGTGAGCGCGGAGGCGCTAATCTTCGACGCAGAGGCGGCGGTAGCCATGCCGGAGTCCTGGAGACCCGCCGAGGCGAATGCCTCCTCGCAGCCGGCGGCAGGCACGTCCGGCCCCTCGGCTCGGAGCCAGGGCAGTGGCGCCAAGGGGGAATCCCGCGGTGCTGCggaggcgacggcgacggcgacgcgggTGCCGTTCCACAAGCTGTTCGCGTTCGCGGACTCCACCGACGTGGCGCTCATGCTACTGGGCGCGCTCGGGGCCGTGGCCAACGGCGCCGCGATGCCCTTCATGACCGTGCTCTTCGGCAACCTCATCGACGCTTTTGGCGGCGCGCTCAGCATCCACGACGTCGTCAACCGGGTGTCCATGGTCTCTCTCGAGTTCATCTACCTCGCCatcgcctccgccgtcgcctccTTCGTCCGTAAGTTCACCTCACACCCCAAGAGTCAGACACTGAGGACGCACGCAGACTAAGGCTGCTCAACTGTTTTCCGTCCGACCAGAGGTGACCTGCTGGATGATCACGGGCGAGCGTCAGGCGGCGCGGATACGGAACCTGTACCTCAAGACAATCCTGAGGCAGGAGATCGCCTTCTTCGACAAGTACACCAGCACCGGCGAGGTCGTGGGCAGGATGTCCGGCGACACGGTGCTGATCCAGGACGCCATGGGCGAGAAGGTCGGCAAGTTCATCCAGCTGGTGGTGACCTTCCTCGGCGGCTTCATCGTCGCCTTCGCGCAGGGCTGGCTGCTCACCCTGGTCATGATGGCGACCATCCCGCCGCTCGTCGTGGCGGGCGCGGTCATGTCCAACGTCGTGACCAAGATGGCGTCCCTAGGCCAGGCGGCCTACGCGGAGTCGTCGGTGGTGGTGGAGCAGACCATCGGTTCCATCAGGACGGTGAGCACACAACCGAATCCATCCCCCTAATAGACACATGACCCTGAAGCGCTCCCAACAGATCCATGTGACCATGACTGCTGCTGCAGGTTGCGTCTTTCACCGGCGAGAAACGGGCGGTGGAGAAGTACAACAAGTCCTTGAAGAACGCGTACAAGTCTGGCATCCGAGAGGGCCTTGCCACTGGGCTTGGCATGGGCACCGTCATGGTGCTCCTCTTCTGCGGCTACTCGCTGGGGATTTGGTATGGCGCTAAGTTGATCCTGGAGAAGGGGTACACCGGAGCCAAGGTCATGAACGTGATCTTTGCAGTCCTCACTGGTTCTCTGTAAGTTCAATATTCATTTCTAAGCTGCATATGGTTCAGTAATCTTTGTACTCCATGCCACATTAgcagtaatgaaatatatattcaGTTCCTATTCTTCCAGTTTAACAGTAGGTCCTGTAGTTCAGTCATTTTCTTGTTTCGTGATCCTGGGAATATCCGAAACCACTGCATTTGGTAGCTGGCGCATGATCAAGGTAACGGTGCTGTGTGTAACCACTCAGTTAATCATCTGTACTTAGAAGTTGTTACTGCAAAGGGTGGTTGCAACAGATAAAGCTTTCATGTTTATGATGATTTGGACGCGTTAGGTGGCCATACGTGCCTTTTCAGAAAATAAAACCACCTTGTTATCGTGGGAAAATTGCTTAACGGACTTGAGCAGGTTGACCAGTTCAAGCCACTCATGGAGCCGTCCCTTCTCTCTCAAGTTAGTAGTACATTGGACTATTGCTAACTAACAACTCCTATCGGCAGGCCAACCCAAAATACTTTCCTCGTTCAACAAAAATAGATGGCATCCATGTAACCTAAAAAATCAACTCAAAATTGTACAGTGCAGCCTAAAATGAATTGGTTTCAGCTGTTGAGAATATATATGTTCTTTTGCCTGCCCTCACCccgcccctcctctctctctctctctaatatCCTGACTGTTTTTCAGTTAATGTTTTATGCTTCATCTGATACCTGACATCTTTTACCGTATTCACCAGGGCTCTAGGTCAGGCGTCTCCAAGCATGAAAGCGTTTGCAGGTGGGCAGGCCGCTGCATACAAGATGTTTGAGACGATCAACAGAACACCAGAAATCGACGCGTACAGCACCACAGGAAGGAAGCTGGAGGACATTCGAGGGGATATTGAGTTTAGGGATGTCTATTTCTCCTATCCAACAAGGCCTGATGAGCAAATATTCAAGGGTTTCTCCCTCACTATACCTAGTGGCATGACAATTGCATTGGTAGGACAGAGTGGGAGTGGTAAATCCACGGTCATCAGCCTAATCGAAAGGTTTTATGATCCTCAGCTTGGCGATGTTCTGATAGATGGTGTGAATCTCAAGGAGTTCCAGTTAAGGTGGATCAGAAGTAAAATCGGCCTTGTCAGCCAGGAGCCAGTCCTTTTTGCTGCCAGCATAAAAGAGAACATAGCTTATGGGAAAGACAACGCGACGGATCTCGAAATTAGAGCTGCTGCTGAGCTTGCCAATGCTGCCAAATTCATAGATAAAATGCCTCAGGTCAGAATGCTGTTCAAGCAGCAAGCTTTACATCTCCCagtgttttttgtttttgttttttaattAAGAAACAGGAGGTGCTGTGCCCCTACTGGTTATATTttaatataaaaataaaataaaatacaatTTAATTTCTCAGTGGCTCGGTTAGTTATGCAGCATGCATTGAGATCTCTTCTGTTTCTGATATTTTCATAGGGTTTTGATACTTCGGTTGGTGAGCATGGGACACAGCTTTCTGGTGGACAGAAGCAAAGAATTGCCATTGCAAGGGCTATTCTGAAAGATCCACGAATCCTACTATTGGATGAAGCTACTAGCGCACTGGATGCCGAGTCTGAAAGGATTGTGCAGGAAGCTCTTGACAGGGTCATGACAAATAGGACGACAGTCATAGTTGCACACCGTCTGAGCACTGTTCGAAATGCTGACACCATTGCTGTTATTCATCAAGGAACACTAGTTGAAAAAGGTATATTGTGAAACACCAATATCAAAAATCATCATTTGCCAGTCTTTGATTGCTCAATGCATCTTTGCTTAACCATTTAACATTTTGGACCAGGTCCACACAATGAGCTTCTAAGAGATCCAGAAGGGGCTTATAGCCAACTGATAAGGCTACAGGAAGCAAACCAGCAGAACAATCGGAAGGGTGATGCCAATGCTCGTCCAGGCAAACAAATGTCAATAAATAAGTCAGCTAGCAGGAGGTCATCCCGTGATAACAGTAGCCACCATTCATTCTCGG
Above is a genomic segment from Miscanthus floridulus cultivar M001 unplaced genomic scaffold, ASM1932011v1 os_1466_1_2, whole genome shotgun sequence containing:
- the LOC136534074 gene encoding ABC transporter B family member 21-like — encoded protein: MPESWRPAEANASSQPAAGTSGPSARSQGSGAKGESRGAAEATATATRVPFHKLFAFADSTDVALMLLGALGAVANGAAMPFMTVLFGNLIDAFGGALSIHDVVNRVSMVSLEFIYLAIASAVASFVQVTCWMITGERQAARIRNLYLKTILRQEIAFFDKYTSTGEVVGRMSGDTVLIQDAMGEKVGKFIQLVVTFLGGFIVAFAQGWLLTLVMMATIPPLVVAGAVMSNVVTKMASLGQAAYAESSVVVEQTIGSIRTVASFTGEKRAVEKYNKSLKNAYKSGIREGLATGLGMGTVMVLLFCGYSLGIWYGAKLILEKGYTGAKVMNVIFAVLTGSLALGQASPSMKAFAGGQAAAYKMFETINRTPEIDAYSTTGRKLEDIRGDIEFRDVYFSYPTRPDEQIFKGFSLTIPSGMTIALVGQSGSGKSTVISLIERFYDPQLGDVLIDGVNLKEFQLRWIRSKIGLVSQEPVLFAASIKENIAYGKDNATDLEIRAAAELANAAKFIDKMPQGFDTSVGEHGTQLSGGQKQRIAIARAILKDPRILLLDEATSALDAESERIVQEALDRVMTNRTTVIVAHRLSTVRNADTIAVIHQGTLVEKGPHNELLRDPEGAYSQLIRLQEANQQNNRKGDANARPGKQMSINKSASRRSSRDNSSHHSFSVPFGMPLGIDIQDGSSNKLCDEMPQEVPLSRLASLNKPEIPVLILGSIASVISGVIFPIFAILLSNVIKAFYEPPHLLRRDSQFWASMFLVFGAVYFLSLPVGSYLFSIAGCRLIRRIRLMTFEKVVNMEIEWFDHPENSSGAIGARLSADAAKVRGLVGDALQLVVQNSSTLVAGLVIAFVSNWELSLIILALIPLIGLNGWIQMKFIQGFSADAKMMYEEASQVANDAVSSIRTVASFSAEEKVMDLYKRKCEGPLRTGIRTGIISGIGFGVSFFLLFGVYAASFYAGARLVEDRKTTFPKVFRVFLALAMAAIGVSQSSTLTSDSSKAKSAASSIFAIVDRKSRIDPSEDAGVTVETLRGNIEFQHVSFRYPTRPNVQIFRDLCLTIHAGKTVALVGESGSGKSTAISLLQRFYDPDVGHILLDGVDIQKFQLRWLRQQMGLVSQEPTLFNDTIRANIAYGKDGQATESEIISAAELANAHKFISSALQGYDTMVGERGAQLSGGQKQRVAIARAIVKDPRILLLDEATSALDAESERIVQDALDRVMVNRTTVIVAHRLSTIQNADLIAVVRNGVIIEKGKHDALINIKDGAYASLVALHSAASS